A stretch of Spodoptera frugiperda isolate SF20-4 chromosome 6, AGI-APGP_CSIRO_Sfru_2.0, whole genome shotgun sequence DNA encodes these proteins:
- the LOC118267773 gene encoding transmembrane protein 151B isoform X1, whose product MTAQERSNIFSDDDEDLRPRQQSLGGVLRREGNWKCFMLTLMIAGCLGSVAWCNTAEIDRDLIDFSNFVSVRHPIKRTVRESPCDVGYAYIPIAFVLLLYLVYLVECYHSTARIQLARRVDVAAVSARVHAMRNATPRVWWKAICYHYVRRKRQVTRYRNGDAYTTTQVYYERVNTHSASTSFAHACCGQRDASRNLVLDSKTPITKVRFSKGFAFANIEAASEFEDQRSRFFAEHERFDDFMEMREGLDLIGVSSFKEYMVAYSHLYYRDADRCPWYSSQLLFWTLSCLLLSWPLRILIECNTAYVHYTITKIFGTNYELDPSRQLDIDTHMSDTLPPVTANNYAWALADEQSAVLCSAPRPPRTLPLSHASTVDSLELFAAIRGNCALVPSYSEAMRIDAALREEPAAAAAAEGNADNEAAGVVIDMEPEARSSPLRTAKAASFDEPPRRPKVTIATTHSTHNISATARSNEAKQQNRRSWAGVLTTARSARQILEEFRSSNSQTSYEQMPEPQVSENGETTLYFSRELSPTCSRDPFGGRAQTTPTDEPPSYEEALKMPALRKLTRSITGTNLAGSRRAFLRDVLTNRRSCLEGVGVLAGTKVVRLPYSESGDETPL is encoded by the exons CGGCCGCGGCAGCAGAGCCTCGGCGGGGTCCTAAGACGAGAAGGCAACTGGAAATGCTTCATGCTAACCCTGATGATAGCTGGTTGTCTTGGCTCCGTCGCCTGGTGCAACACCGCAGAAATTGATAGAGACCTCATTGATTTCAGCAA TTTTGTGTCCGTCAGGCATCCGATAAAGCGGACGGTGCGGGAGTCGCCGTGTGACGTAGGATACGCCTACATCCCCATCGCGTTCGTCCTGCTGCTGTACTTGGTGTACCTGGTGGAATGCTACCACAGCACGGCCAGGATACAGCTGGCGAGGAGGGTGGATGTGGCTGCCGTCAGCGCCAGGGTCCATGCCATGAGGAACGCTACGCCACGAGTTTG GTGGAAGGCAATATGCTACCATTACGTGCGACGTAAGCGGCAAGTCACGCGATACAGGAATGGAGACGCCTATACTACTACACAG GTATATTACGAGAGGGTAAATACCCACAGTGCCAGTACATCCTTCGCCCACGCCTGTTGTGGGCAGCGGGATGCATCCAGAAATCTGGTTCTGGATTCCAAGACGCCAATCACAAAAGTACGCTTTAGCAAAGGTTTCGCTTTTGCCAATATTGAAGCGGCCAGTG AATTTGAAGACCAAAGATCAAGGTTCTTTGCTGAGCACGAAAGGTTCGACGACTTCATGGAAATGCGCGAGGGTTTGGACCTAATCGGAGTCAGCTCATTCAAAGAATATATGGTAGCTTATAG TCATTTGTATTACAGGGACGCTGACCGATGTCCGTGGTACTCATCTCAACTGCTTTTCTGGACCCTTTCTTGTCTCCTTCTCTCCTGGCCTCTACGTATACTCATAGAATGTAATACAGCTTATGTACATTATACG ATTACGAAGATATTTGGAACGAATTATGAGTTAGATCCCAGTAGGCAGTTAGATATTGACACTCACATGTCAGATACTTTGCCGCCAGTGACCGCCAACAACTACGCGTGGGCACTTGCTGATGAGCAAAGTGCAGTGCTGTGTTCAGCTCCCCGTCCACCTCGAACCTTACCCCTCTCACACGCTTCCACTGTCGACAGTCTTGAACTGTTCGCTGCAATACGTGGAAACTGTGCCTTAGTACCCTCTTATTCTGAAGCTATGCGAATTGACGCAGCTCTTAGAGAAGaaccagcagcagcagcagctgCAGAAGGCAATGCCGACAATGAAGCGGCTGGAGTTGTTATAGATATGGAGCCCGAAGCTCGATCATCTCCACTTAGGACAGCCAAAGCAGCCTCATTTGACGAACCTCCACGAAGACCAAAAGTTACCATCGCCACCACACATTCCACACATAATATTTCTGCGACAGCCAGATCTAATGAAGCAAAGCAACAAAACAGGCGCTCTTGGGCGGGAGTTCTCACAACCGCAAGAAGTGCGAGACAGATCTTAGAAGAATTCAGGTCATCGAATTCTCAAACAAGTTACGAACAAATGCCAGAACCTCAAGTAAGTGAAAACGGAGAAACTACATTATATTTCTCTAGAGAATTATCGCCAACTTGTTCGCGAGATCCATTTGGTGGTCGTGCACAAACTACGCCTACTGATGAGCCGCCTTCTTACGAAGAGGCACTAAAAATGCCTGCGCTGAGGAAATTAACGAGGTCTATTACGGGGACTAATTTAGCCGGCTCCAGGCGCGCATTCCTGCGAGATGTGCTCACAAATAGGAGGTCGTGTCTGGAGGGTGTCGGCGTGTTAGCAGGAACTAAGGTAGTTAGGTTGCCGTACAGCGAATCCGGTGACGAGACGCCTCTATAG
- the LOC118267773 gene encoding transmembrane protein 151B isoform X2, with translation MTAQERSNIFSDDDEDLRPRQQSLGGVLRREGNWKCFMLTLMIAGCLGSVAWCNTAEIDRDLIDFSNFVSVRHPIKRTVRESPCDVGYAYIPIAFVLLLYLVYLVECYHSTARIQLARRVDVAAVSARVHAMRNATPRVWWKAICYHYVRRKRQVTRYRNGDAYTTTQVYYERVNTHSASTSFAHACCGQRDASRNLVLDSKTPITKVRFSKGFAFANIEAASEFEDQRSRFFAEHERFDDFMEMREGLDLIGVSSFKEYMVAYRDADRCPWYSSQLLFWTLSCLLLSWPLRILIECNTAYVHYTITKIFGTNYELDPSRQLDIDTHMSDTLPPVTANNYAWALADEQSAVLCSAPRPPRTLPLSHASTVDSLELFAAIRGNCALVPSYSEAMRIDAALREEPAAAAAAEGNADNEAAGVVIDMEPEARSSPLRTAKAASFDEPPRRPKVTIATTHSTHNISATARSNEAKQQNRRSWAGVLTTARSARQILEEFRSSNSQTSYEQMPEPQVSENGETTLYFSRELSPTCSRDPFGGRAQTTPTDEPPSYEEALKMPALRKLTRSITGTNLAGSRRAFLRDVLTNRRSCLEGVGVLAGTKVVRLPYSESGDETPL, from the exons CGGCCGCGGCAGCAGAGCCTCGGCGGGGTCCTAAGACGAGAAGGCAACTGGAAATGCTTCATGCTAACCCTGATGATAGCTGGTTGTCTTGGCTCCGTCGCCTGGTGCAACACCGCAGAAATTGATAGAGACCTCATTGATTTCAGCAA TTTTGTGTCCGTCAGGCATCCGATAAAGCGGACGGTGCGGGAGTCGCCGTGTGACGTAGGATACGCCTACATCCCCATCGCGTTCGTCCTGCTGCTGTACTTGGTGTACCTGGTGGAATGCTACCACAGCACGGCCAGGATACAGCTGGCGAGGAGGGTGGATGTGGCTGCCGTCAGCGCCAGGGTCCATGCCATGAGGAACGCTACGCCACGAGTTTG GTGGAAGGCAATATGCTACCATTACGTGCGACGTAAGCGGCAAGTCACGCGATACAGGAATGGAGACGCCTATACTACTACACAG GTATATTACGAGAGGGTAAATACCCACAGTGCCAGTACATCCTTCGCCCACGCCTGTTGTGGGCAGCGGGATGCATCCAGAAATCTGGTTCTGGATTCCAAGACGCCAATCACAAAAGTACGCTTTAGCAAAGGTTTCGCTTTTGCCAATATTGAAGCGGCCAGTG AATTTGAAGACCAAAGATCAAGGTTCTTTGCTGAGCACGAAAGGTTCGACGACTTCATGGAAATGCGCGAGGGTTTGGACCTAATCGGAGTCAGCTCATTCAAAGAATATATGGTAGCTTATAG GGACGCTGACCGATGTCCGTGGTACTCATCTCAACTGCTTTTCTGGACCCTTTCTTGTCTCCTTCTCTCCTGGCCTCTACGTATACTCATAGAATGTAATACAGCTTATGTACATTATACG ATTACGAAGATATTTGGAACGAATTATGAGTTAGATCCCAGTAGGCAGTTAGATATTGACACTCACATGTCAGATACTTTGCCGCCAGTGACCGCCAACAACTACGCGTGGGCACTTGCTGATGAGCAAAGTGCAGTGCTGTGTTCAGCTCCCCGTCCACCTCGAACCTTACCCCTCTCACACGCTTCCACTGTCGACAGTCTTGAACTGTTCGCTGCAATACGTGGAAACTGTGCCTTAGTACCCTCTTATTCTGAAGCTATGCGAATTGACGCAGCTCTTAGAGAAGaaccagcagcagcagcagctgCAGAAGGCAATGCCGACAATGAAGCGGCTGGAGTTGTTATAGATATGGAGCCCGAAGCTCGATCATCTCCACTTAGGACAGCCAAAGCAGCCTCATTTGACGAACCTCCACGAAGACCAAAAGTTACCATCGCCACCACACATTCCACACATAATATTTCTGCGACAGCCAGATCTAATGAAGCAAAGCAACAAAACAGGCGCTCTTGGGCGGGAGTTCTCACAACCGCAAGAAGTGCGAGACAGATCTTAGAAGAATTCAGGTCATCGAATTCTCAAACAAGTTACGAACAAATGCCAGAACCTCAAGTAAGTGAAAACGGAGAAACTACATTATATTTCTCTAGAGAATTATCGCCAACTTGTTCGCGAGATCCATTTGGTGGTCGTGCACAAACTACGCCTACTGATGAGCCGCCTTCTTACGAAGAGGCACTAAAAATGCCTGCGCTGAGGAAATTAACGAGGTCTATTACGGGGACTAATTTAGCCGGCTCCAGGCGCGCATTCCTGCGAGATGTGCTCACAAATAGGAGGTCGTGTCTGGAGGGTGTCGGCGTGTTAGCAGGAACTAAGGTAGTTAGGTTGCCGTACAGCGAATCCGGTGACGAGACGCCTCTATAG
- the LOC118267773 gene encoding transmembrane protein 151B isoform X3, whose translation MTAQERSNIFSDDDEDLRPRQQSLGGVLRREGNWKCFMLTLMIAGCLGSVAWCNTAEIDRDLIDFSKHPIKRTVRESPCDVGYAYIPIAFVLLLYLVYLVECYHSTARIQLARRVDVAAVSARVHAMRNATPRVWWKAICYHYVRRKRQVTRYRNGDAYTTTQVYYERVNTHSASTSFAHACCGQRDASRNLVLDSKTPITKVRFSKGFAFANIEAASEFEDQRSRFFAEHERFDDFMEMREGLDLIGVSSFKEYMVAYSHLYYRDADRCPWYSSQLLFWTLSCLLLSWPLRILIECNTAYVHYTITKIFGTNYELDPSRQLDIDTHMSDTLPPVTANNYAWALADEQSAVLCSAPRPPRTLPLSHASTVDSLELFAAIRGNCALVPSYSEAMRIDAALREEPAAAAAAEGNADNEAAGVVIDMEPEARSSPLRTAKAASFDEPPRRPKVTIATTHSTHNISATARSNEAKQQNRRSWAGVLTTARSARQILEEFRSSNSQTSYEQMPEPQVSENGETTLYFSRELSPTCSRDPFGGRAQTTPTDEPPSYEEALKMPALRKLTRSITGTNLAGSRRAFLRDVLTNRRSCLEGVGVLAGTKVVRLPYSESGDETPL comes from the exons CGGCCGCGGCAGCAGAGCCTCGGCGGGGTCCTAAGACGAGAAGGCAACTGGAAATGCTTCATGCTAACCCTGATGATAGCTGGTTGTCTTGGCTCCGTCGCCTGGTGCAACACCGCAGAAATTGATAGAGACCTCATTGATTTCAGCAA GCATCCGATAAAGCGGACGGTGCGGGAGTCGCCGTGTGACGTAGGATACGCCTACATCCCCATCGCGTTCGTCCTGCTGCTGTACTTGGTGTACCTGGTGGAATGCTACCACAGCACGGCCAGGATACAGCTGGCGAGGAGGGTGGATGTGGCTGCCGTCAGCGCCAGGGTCCATGCCATGAGGAACGCTACGCCACGAGTTTG GTGGAAGGCAATATGCTACCATTACGTGCGACGTAAGCGGCAAGTCACGCGATACAGGAATGGAGACGCCTATACTACTACACAG GTATATTACGAGAGGGTAAATACCCACAGTGCCAGTACATCCTTCGCCCACGCCTGTTGTGGGCAGCGGGATGCATCCAGAAATCTGGTTCTGGATTCCAAGACGCCAATCACAAAAGTACGCTTTAGCAAAGGTTTCGCTTTTGCCAATATTGAAGCGGCCAGTG AATTTGAAGACCAAAGATCAAGGTTCTTTGCTGAGCACGAAAGGTTCGACGACTTCATGGAAATGCGCGAGGGTTTGGACCTAATCGGAGTCAGCTCATTCAAAGAATATATGGTAGCTTATAG TCATTTGTATTACAGGGACGCTGACCGATGTCCGTGGTACTCATCTCAACTGCTTTTCTGGACCCTTTCTTGTCTCCTTCTCTCCTGGCCTCTACGTATACTCATAGAATGTAATACAGCTTATGTACATTATACG ATTACGAAGATATTTGGAACGAATTATGAGTTAGATCCCAGTAGGCAGTTAGATATTGACACTCACATGTCAGATACTTTGCCGCCAGTGACCGCCAACAACTACGCGTGGGCACTTGCTGATGAGCAAAGTGCAGTGCTGTGTTCAGCTCCCCGTCCACCTCGAACCTTACCCCTCTCACACGCTTCCACTGTCGACAGTCTTGAACTGTTCGCTGCAATACGTGGAAACTGTGCCTTAGTACCCTCTTATTCTGAAGCTATGCGAATTGACGCAGCTCTTAGAGAAGaaccagcagcagcagcagctgCAGAAGGCAATGCCGACAATGAAGCGGCTGGAGTTGTTATAGATATGGAGCCCGAAGCTCGATCATCTCCACTTAGGACAGCCAAAGCAGCCTCATTTGACGAACCTCCACGAAGACCAAAAGTTACCATCGCCACCACACATTCCACACATAATATTTCTGCGACAGCCAGATCTAATGAAGCAAAGCAACAAAACAGGCGCTCTTGGGCGGGAGTTCTCACAACCGCAAGAAGTGCGAGACAGATCTTAGAAGAATTCAGGTCATCGAATTCTCAAACAAGTTACGAACAAATGCCAGAACCTCAAGTAAGTGAAAACGGAGAAACTACATTATATTTCTCTAGAGAATTATCGCCAACTTGTTCGCGAGATCCATTTGGTGGTCGTGCACAAACTACGCCTACTGATGAGCCGCCTTCTTACGAAGAGGCACTAAAAATGCCTGCGCTGAGGAAATTAACGAGGTCTATTACGGGGACTAATTTAGCCGGCTCCAGGCGCGCATTCCTGCGAGATGTGCTCACAAATAGGAGGTCGTGTCTGGAGGGTGTCGGCGTGTTAGCAGGAACTAAGGTAGTTAGGTTGCCGTACAGCGAATCCGGTGACGAGACGCCTCTATAG
- the LOC118267773 gene encoding transmembrane protein 151B isoform X4 produces the protein MTAQERSNIFSDDDEDLRPRQQSLGGVLRREGNWKCFMLTLMIAGCLGSVAWCNTAEIDRDLIDFSKHPIKRTVRESPCDVGYAYIPIAFVLLLYLVYLVECYHSTARIQLARRVDVAAVSARVHAMRNATPRVWWKAICYHYVRRKRQVTRYRNGDAYTTTQVYYERVNTHSASTSFAHACCGQRDASRNLVLDSKTPITKVRFSKGFAFANIEAASEFEDQRSRFFAEHERFDDFMEMREGLDLIGVSSFKEYMVAYRDADRCPWYSSQLLFWTLSCLLLSWPLRILIECNTAYVHYTITKIFGTNYELDPSRQLDIDTHMSDTLPPVTANNYAWALADEQSAVLCSAPRPPRTLPLSHASTVDSLELFAAIRGNCALVPSYSEAMRIDAALREEPAAAAAAEGNADNEAAGVVIDMEPEARSSPLRTAKAASFDEPPRRPKVTIATTHSTHNISATARSNEAKQQNRRSWAGVLTTARSARQILEEFRSSNSQTSYEQMPEPQVSENGETTLYFSRELSPTCSRDPFGGRAQTTPTDEPPSYEEALKMPALRKLTRSITGTNLAGSRRAFLRDVLTNRRSCLEGVGVLAGTKVVRLPYSESGDETPL, from the exons CGGCCGCGGCAGCAGAGCCTCGGCGGGGTCCTAAGACGAGAAGGCAACTGGAAATGCTTCATGCTAACCCTGATGATAGCTGGTTGTCTTGGCTCCGTCGCCTGGTGCAACACCGCAGAAATTGATAGAGACCTCATTGATTTCAGCAA GCATCCGATAAAGCGGACGGTGCGGGAGTCGCCGTGTGACGTAGGATACGCCTACATCCCCATCGCGTTCGTCCTGCTGCTGTACTTGGTGTACCTGGTGGAATGCTACCACAGCACGGCCAGGATACAGCTGGCGAGGAGGGTGGATGTGGCTGCCGTCAGCGCCAGGGTCCATGCCATGAGGAACGCTACGCCACGAGTTTG GTGGAAGGCAATATGCTACCATTACGTGCGACGTAAGCGGCAAGTCACGCGATACAGGAATGGAGACGCCTATACTACTACACAG GTATATTACGAGAGGGTAAATACCCACAGTGCCAGTACATCCTTCGCCCACGCCTGTTGTGGGCAGCGGGATGCATCCAGAAATCTGGTTCTGGATTCCAAGACGCCAATCACAAAAGTACGCTTTAGCAAAGGTTTCGCTTTTGCCAATATTGAAGCGGCCAGTG AATTTGAAGACCAAAGATCAAGGTTCTTTGCTGAGCACGAAAGGTTCGACGACTTCATGGAAATGCGCGAGGGTTTGGACCTAATCGGAGTCAGCTCATTCAAAGAATATATGGTAGCTTATAG GGACGCTGACCGATGTCCGTGGTACTCATCTCAACTGCTTTTCTGGACCCTTTCTTGTCTCCTTCTCTCCTGGCCTCTACGTATACTCATAGAATGTAATACAGCTTATGTACATTATACG ATTACGAAGATATTTGGAACGAATTATGAGTTAGATCCCAGTAGGCAGTTAGATATTGACACTCACATGTCAGATACTTTGCCGCCAGTGACCGCCAACAACTACGCGTGGGCACTTGCTGATGAGCAAAGTGCAGTGCTGTGTTCAGCTCCCCGTCCACCTCGAACCTTACCCCTCTCACACGCTTCCACTGTCGACAGTCTTGAACTGTTCGCTGCAATACGTGGAAACTGTGCCTTAGTACCCTCTTATTCTGAAGCTATGCGAATTGACGCAGCTCTTAGAGAAGaaccagcagcagcagcagctgCAGAAGGCAATGCCGACAATGAAGCGGCTGGAGTTGTTATAGATATGGAGCCCGAAGCTCGATCATCTCCACTTAGGACAGCCAAAGCAGCCTCATTTGACGAACCTCCACGAAGACCAAAAGTTACCATCGCCACCACACATTCCACACATAATATTTCTGCGACAGCCAGATCTAATGAAGCAAAGCAACAAAACAGGCGCTCTTGGGCGGGAGTTCTCACAACCGCAAGAAGTGCGAGACAGATCTTAGAAGAATTCAGGTCATCGAATTCTCAAACAAGTTACGAACAAATGCCAGAACCTCAAGTAAGTGAAAACGGAGAAACTACATTATATTTCTCTAGAGAATTATCGCCAACTTGTTCGCGAGATCCATTTGGTGGTCGTGCACAAACTACGCCTACTGATGAGCCGCCTTCTTACGAAGAGGCACTAAAAATGCCTGCGCTGAGGAAATTAACGAGGTCTATTACGGGGACTAATTTAGCCGGCTCCAGGCGCGCATTCCTGCGAGATGTGCTCACAAATAGGAGGTCGTGTCTGGAGGGTGTCGGCGTGTTAGCAGGAACTAAGGTAGTTAGGTTGCCGTACAGCGAATCCGGTGACGAGACGCCTCTATAG